The Vicia villosa cultivar HV-30 ecotype Madison, WI linkage group LG1, Vvil1.0, whole genome shotgun sequence genome includes a region encoding these proteins:
- the LOC131613419 gene encoding uncharacterized protein LOC131613419: MGTEDFTFPRINDTFPYIIDSPPLWNSSSTSSSSKKDNFYEENLDSKGQRKSFSSTQKGKKSTRELEDEEVVPMDLLWEVFNEEGVEYRSLTIGNTTKNSLIHHTKNKPSMLEMLKVLKKLFSINNSHGKSRRRML, from the coding sequence ATGGGAACAGAAGACTTTACCTTCCCAAGAATAAATGACACTTTTCCATATATCATTGATTCACCTCCTCTTTGGaattcatcatcaacatcatcctcTTCTAAAAAGGATAATTTCTATGAAGAAAATTTGGACTCAAAGGGTCAAAGGAAGAGCTTTTCATCAACACAAAAAGGAAAGAAATCAACAAGAGAGTTAGAAGATGAAGAGGTTGTTCCAATGGATTTATTATGGGAGGTTTTCAATGAAGAGGGTGTTGAGTATAGATCCTTAACAATTGGTAATACAACAAAGAATTCTCTTATTCATCATACCAAGAATAAGCCTAGTATGTTGGAGATGTTGAAGGTTTTGAAGAAACttttttccatcaataattctcaTGGTAAATCAAGAAGGAGAATGCTTTAA